In Ensifer canadensis, a genomic segment contains:
- the coaBC gene encoding bifunctional phosphopantothenoylcysteine decarboxylase/phosphopantothenate--cysteine ligase CoaBC, translated as MTLSGKRILLIISGGIAAYKSLDLIRRLRERGASVRPVMTSGAQQFVTPLAVGALSASHVYLELFSREDEQDVGHIRLARECDLIVVAPVTADLMAKMANGHADDLASTILLATDRPVLVAPAMNPKMWAHPATRRNRATLAADGIHFIGPEAGEMAESGEAGEGRMSEPLAIVAAVENLLAGGAKPLAGRKAVVTSGPTHEPIDPVRYIANRSSGKQGHAIAAALARLGADVTLVSGPVTIPDPTGVNVIHVERAEEMRDAVLAALPADVAVMVAAVADWRVASAAGNKIKKKPGEAPPPLQLAENPDILKTVGHHANRPKLVVGFAAETENVADNGRSKLERKGADYILANDVSPATGIMGGDRNRVKLISADGNDDWPEMDKEAVAEKLAALIAAELERREQG; from the coding sequence ATGACACTGTCGGGCAAACGCATTCTCCTGATCATCTCCGGCGGCATTGCGGCCTATAAGAGCCTGGACCTTATCCGCCGGCTGCGCGAGCGCGGCGCCAGCGTCCGGCCAGTCATGACATCAGGTGCGCAACAGTTCGTGACACCGCTTGCCGTCGGCGCGCTTTCCGCCTCGCATGTCTATCTCGAGCTGTTTTCGCGCGAGGACGAACAGGATGTCGGCCATATCCGGCTGGCGCGCGAATGCGATCTGATCGTCGTCGCCCCTGTTACCGCCGACCTGATGGCGAAGATGGCGAACGGTCATGCCGACGATCTCGCCTCGACCATCCTGCTGGCCACCGACCGTCCGGTGCTGGTCGCGCCGGCGATGAACCCGAAGATGTGGGCGCACCCGGCAACCCGGCGCAACCGCGCGACGCTCGCCGCCGACGGCATCCATTTCATCGGCCCTGAAGCCGGCGAAATGGCGGAGAGCGGCGAGGCCGGAGAAGGACGGATGAGCGAGCCGCTGGCGATCGTCGCTGCCGTCGAAAACCTGCTTGCAGGCGGCGCGAAGCCACTTGCCGGACGCAAGGCGGTCGTCACATCCGGCCCGACGCATGAGCCGATCGACCCGGTGCGCTACATCGCCAACCGCTCGTCGGGCAAGCAGGGCCACGCCATTGCCGCGGCGCTCGCCAGGCTCGGCGCGGATGTGACGCTGGTGTCCGGCCCTGTGACGATCCCCGACCCCACAGGTGTCAACGTGATCCATGTCGAGCGCGCCGAGGAAATGCGCGATGCAGTGCTTGCCGCCCTTCCCGCCGACGTTGCGGTGATGGTCGCGGCCGTTGCCGACTGGCGGGTGGCAAGTGCGGCCGGCAACAAGATCAAGAAGAAGCCGGGCGAAGCGCCGCCACCGCTTCAATTGGCCGAGAACCCGGACATCCTCAAGACGGTCGGCCACCATGCAAACCGGCCGAAGCTGGTCGTCGGCTTTGCCGCCGAGACGGAGAACGTCGCCGACAACGGCCGCTCGAAGCTCGAGCGCAAGGGTGCCGATTACATTCTCGCCAACGACGTCTCGCCGGCAACCGGCATCATGGGTGGCGATCGCAACCGGGTGAAGCTGATCTCGGCCGACGGCAACGACGACTGGCCGGAGATGGACAAGGAAGCGGTTGCCGAAAAATTGGCGGCGCTGATTGCGGCTGAGCTGGAGCGAAGAGAACAGGGTTGA
- a CDS encoding class II glutamine amidotransferase: MCRWAAYRGEPLYLEELVTSPAHSLIEQSHCATRAKTATNGDGFGIAWYGDHPEPGRYRDILPAWSDCNLKSIARQIRSPLFLAHVRASTGGGTRRDNCHPFVFGRWSFMHNGQIGDFEHLRRPMESMLDNDLYSARTGTTDSELLFLLAMQFGLDHNPLGAIAEALAFIEQLAEHLERQVLVRFTAAFSDGNDLYAVRYASDWKAPTLYAAPMGPSGGYCLVSEPLNDDDGAWVEIPDGTAVIVGENGVDVRLFSTQGAPVRKHRSA, from the coding sequence ATGTGCCGCTGGGCAGCCTATCGCGGGGAGCCGCTCTATCTCGAGGAACTGGTGACCTCTCCGGCGCACTCGCTGATCGAGCAGTCCCATTGCGCCACGCGGGCAAAGACGGCGACCAACGGCGACGGCTTCGGCATTGCCTGGTACGGCGACCATCCGGAACCTGGGCGCTACCGCGACATTCTCCCCGCCTGGTCCGACTGCAATCTGAAGAGCATTGCCCGCCAGATCCGCTCGCCGCTGTTCCTCGCCCATGTGCGGGCGTCGACCGGTGGCGGCACCCGGCGCGACAACTGCCATCCCTTCGTCTTCGGGCGCTGGTCCTTCATGCACAACGGCCAGATCGGCGACTTCGAACATCTGCGCCGGCCGATGGAGAGCATGCTCGACAACGACCTCTATTCGGCCCGCACCGGCACGACGGATTCCGAACTCCTGTTCCTGCTCGCCATGCAGTTTGGTCTCGACCACAATCCGCTCGGCGCGATCGCCGAAGCGCTGGCCTTCATCGAACAGCTTGCCGAACATCTGGAGCGCCAGGTTCTGGTGCGCTTCACCGCCGCCTTCTCTGACGGCAACGATCTTTATGCGGTGCGCTATGCCTCCGACTGGAAGGCGCCGACGCTCTACGCAGCACCCATGGGCCCGAGCGGCGGTTACTGTCTTGTCTCCGAACCGCTCAACGACGACGACGGCGCCTGGGTCGAAATTCCTGACGGCACGGCCGTGATCGTCGGCGAAAACGGCGTCGATGTCAGGCTGTTCTCGACGCAGGGCGCGCCGGTACGCAAGCACCGTTCGGCCTGA